A part of Solenopsis invicta isolate M01_SB chromosome 2, UNIL_Sinv_3.0, whole genome shotgun sequence genomic DNA contains:
- the LOC105196778 gene encoding cyclin-dependent kinase 8 isoform X1, which translates to MRLFTDTFRGIMGTIWRLFMMTLLLMMQSALLSAHREHKVHNIVLYPDKHSWCKTTPIKQVVTWPQCSSQELDNNVCVGACFSYMVPHSEPSAPGDLIRPYCDSCQPLDSVWHTVTLDCKDELNNPVTMQKKVQIITNCSCSSCMETSKIKPDYNTLLQSLTEENLDKNVNVAHETPDLLLDPNLNASKNTTRDGAQANELLQLVKKLKDTQKLDESEKELFSKFEEKVDLKKLKEVLDSQEDKEDQHEHHHQHQHEHQHQHQQQQQQHLHRGPHHSLVLDSDVKEKIDVEPHYLHPAVAGQEISYHDNILVGKEKKKDF; encoded by the exons ATGCGTCTTTTTACGGATACTTTTAGAG GAATCATGGGGACGATATGGCGGCTATTTATGATGACGCTCTTGTTAATGATGCAGTCTGCTCTACTCAGTGCTCATCGTGAACACAAA gtTCATAACATCGTGCTGTATCCTGATAAGCACAGTTGGTGCAAGACGACGCCTATAAAGCAAGTAGTGACTTGGCCCCAGTGTTCTTCACAAGAATTGGACAATAACGTATGCGTCGGTGCTTGTTTCTCATATATGGTCCCTCATAGCGAACCCTCCGCACCCGGTGATCTCATAAGACCTTATTGCGACTCCTGTCAACCTTTGGACAGCGTTTGGCACACT GTTACGCTAGATTGCAAAGATGAACTGAATAATCCAGTAACCATGCAAAAGAAGGTGCAGATCATCACAAACTGTTCCTGCAGTTCTTGCATGGAGACCTCGAAGATCAAACCAGATTATAATACCCTACTACAGTCCTTAACGGAAGAGAACTTGGACAAAAATGTGAACGTGGCGCACGAGACGCCTGATTTACTATTGGATCCGAATCTGAACGCCTCGAAGAACACGACGAGAGATGGAGCGCAAGCCAACGAGCTCCTCCAACTCGTCAAGAAATTGAAAGATACGCAAAAATTGGACGAAAgtgaaaaagaattattctcCAAGTTCGAGGAAAAGGTTGATTTGAAAAAACTCAAGGAGGTGTTGGACAGTCAAGAGGACAAGGAGGATCAGCACGAGCACCATCACCAGCATCAGCATGAGCATCAGCATCAACatcaacagcaacagcagcagcaccTTCATCGCGGACCTCATCACTCCTTGGTGTTAGACTCGGATGTGAAGGAAAAGATCGATGTGGAACCGCATTACCTGCATCCCGCCGTTGCTGGACAAGAGATCAGTTACCATGACAACATCCTGGTGGGtaaggagaagaagaaagacTTCTAG
- the LOC105196778 gene encoding neuroblastoma suppressor of tumorigenicity 1 isoform X2, with protein sequence MGTIWRLFMMTLLLMMQSALLSAHREHKVHNIVLYPDKHSWCKTTPIKQVVTWPQCSSQELDNNVCVGACFSYMVPHSEPSAPGDLIRPYCDSCQPLDSVWHTVTLDCKDELNNPVTMQKKVQIITNCSCSSCMETSKIKPDYNTLLQSLTEENLDKNVNVAHETPDLLLDPNLNASKNTTRDGAQANELLQLVKKLKDTQKLDESEKELFSKFEEKVDLKKLKEVLDSQEDKEDQHEHHHQHQHEHQHQHQQQQQQHLHRGPHHSLVLDSDVKEKIDVEPHYLHPAVAGQEISYHDNILVGKEKKKDF encoded by the exons ATGGGGACGATATGGCGGCTATTTATGATGACGCTCTTGTTAATGATGCAGTCTGCTCTACTCAGTGCTCATCGTGAACACAAA gtTCATAACATCGTGCTGTATCCTGATAAGCACAGTTGGTGCAAGACGACGCCTATAAAGCAAGTAGTGACTTGGCCCCAGTGTTCTTCACAAGAATTGGACAATAACGTATGCGTCGGTGCTTGTTTCTCATATATGGTCCCTCATAGCGAACCCTCCGCACCCGGTGATCTCATAAGACCTTATTGCGACTCCTGTCAACCTTTGGACAGCGTTTGGCACACT GTTACGCTAGATTGCAAAGATGAACTGAATAATCCAGTAACCATGCAAAAGAAGGTGCAGATCATCACAAACTGTTCCTGCAGTTCTTGCATGGAGACCTCGAAGATCAAACCAGATTATAATACCCTACTACAGTCCTTAACGGAAGAGAACTTGGACAAAAATGTGAACGTGGCGCACGAGACGCCTGATTTACTATTGGATCCGAATCTGAACGCCTCGAAGAACACGACGAGAGATGGAGCGCAAGCCAACGAGCTCCTCCAACTCGTCAAGAAATTGAAAGATACGCAAAAATTGGACGAAAgtgaaaaagaattattctcCAAGTTCGAGGAAAAGGTTGATTTGAAAAAACTCAAGGAGGTGTTGGACAGTCAAGAGGACAAGGAGGATCAGCACGAGCACCATCACCAGCATCAGCATGAGCATCAGCATCAACatcaacagcaacagcagcagcaccTTCATCGCGGACCTCATCACTCCTTGGTGTTAGACTCGGATGTGAAGGAAAAGATCGATGTGGAACCGCATTACCTGCATCCCGCCGTTGCTGGACAAGAGATCAGTTACCATGACAACATCCTGGTGGGtaaggagaagaagaaagacTTCTAG
- the LOC105196779 gene encoding hyaluronidase produces MLPIQYSLIFVFASVAAATFFGFGTTTPEADNLRQFDVYWNVPSFMCNQYGVTFDNLKDFGIRQNAMDKFRGEEIAILYDPGMFPALLTDKTGIVTKRNGGVPQEGDLKNHLAMFRKHLEKQIPDGSFSGIGVIDFESWRPIFRQNWASLEPYKTLSIKLERERHPYWSDGAIKKEAKRRFEKYGRMFMEETLKMAKKLRPKATWGYYGYPYCFNQTPGQPTAHCNRQTMVENDEMSWLFTLEDVHLPSVYLRQEIREDNRVGFVKGRVSEALRVAERNPHKQQILPYYWFKYQDRRDNFLSKKDTENAFNTIANLGANGLVIWGSSEDTNTEQKCKDLLQYVRETLGPTIRQLKRF; encoded by the exons ATGCTACCAATTCAATACTCTCTGATCTTTGTCTTCGCGTCTGTCGCGGCCGCCACTTTTTTCGG CTTTGGTACAACGACCCCCGAGGCCGACAACCTGCGGCAATTCGACGTTTATTGGAACGTGCCCAGTTTTATGTGCAATCAATACGGCGTAACATTTGATAATCTCAAAGATTTTGGAATTCGTCAAAATGCGATGGATAAATTTCGTGGTGAAGAGATAGCGATCCTTTATGATCCTGGAATGTTTCCAGCGTTATTAACCGATAAAACTG GAATCGTAACAAAAAGAAACGGTGGCGTTCCTCAAGAAGGCGATCTGAAGAACCATCTCGCGATGTTTCGAAAGCACTTGGAGAAGCAAATCCCTGACGGGTCATTTAGCGGTATCGGCGTGATAGACTTTGAGAGTTGGCGACCAATCTTTCGACAAAATTGGGCTTCTCTCGAGCCCTACAAGACTCTGTCCATAAAACTGGAACGTGAGAGACATCCTTATTGGAGCGACGGAGCAATCAAGAAGGAAGCGAAGCGTCGCTTCGAAAAATATGGCAGAATGTTCATGGAGGAGACTCTGAAGATGGCAAAGAAGCTTCGGCCTAAAGCCACATGGGGTTACTACGGCTATCCGTATTGCTTCAATCAGACTCCTGGTCAGCCCACCGCACACTGCAATCGTCAAACCATGGTAGAGAACGATGA AATGTCTTGGCTCTTCACGCTCGAGGACGTGCACTTGCCTTCCGTGTACTTGAGGCAAGAGATCAGGGAGGACAATCGGGTGGGCTTCGTCAAGGGTAGAGTATCGGAAGCGTTACGCGTGGCGGAGAGAAACCCGCACAAGCAGCAAATTCTTCCCTATTACTGGTTCAAGTATCAGGATCGCAGAGATAACTTCTTGAGTAAG AAAGACACGGAAAACGCGTTCAACACGATCGCCAACCTCGGCGCCAACGGTCTGGTCATTTGGGGTAGTTCCGAAGACACAAATACGGAACAAAAGTGCAAGGACCTGCTGCAATATGTGAGAGAGACTCTGGGACCAACAATAAGGCAGCTCAAACGGTTCTAA
- the LOC105196777 gene encoding glycylpeptide N-tetradecanoyltransferase 1: MEEKSQTADRETKKDEAHEKDVRNKSSKKREARKKKKEAAHAASENHNNNTEEKEMSSACNISIKDIQMAMEVFNMQQKPAKTQEEAMQKPYQFWSTQPVPKMDEKIVRNEPIEPDKTSIRAEPYSLPADFQWDTLNLDDPLVLSELYTLLSENYVEDDDAMFRFDYPPNFLKWALQPPGWCKEWHCGVRVSKSGRLVGFISAIPASLRVYNHTQKMVEINFLCVHKKLRSKRVAPVLIREITRRVNLKGIFQAVYTAGVVLPKPIATCRYWHRSLNPKKLIDIKFSHLTRNMTMQRTLKLYKLPESTKVPGFRKLVYTDIPQAHKILTEYLEKFDLAPIFSVEEFEHWFLPQTGIINSFVVEKEGKITDMVSYYTLPSSIMHHQTHKTLKAAYSFYNVSTTTPWLELMMDALISARDLGFDVFNALDLMDNKEFLEPLKFGIGDGNLQYYLYNWRCPSMTPGKIGLVLQ, from the exons ATGGAGGAAAAGAGTCAGACCGCGGATCGTGAAACCAAGAAGGATGAGGCCCACGAAAAGGACGTGCGGAACAAGAG CTCCAAGAAGAGGGAAGctcggaaaaaaaagaaagaggcgGCGCATGCAGCTAGTGAAAATCATAACAATAATACGGAGGAGAAAGAGATGTCTAGTGCATGCAACATCTCTATAAAGGATATCCAGATGGCAATGGAAGTATTCAATATGCAACAAAAACCTGCCAAAACTCAGGAGGAAGCAATGCAAAAGCCTTATCAATTTTGGAGTACCCAACCTGTACCAAAAATGG ATGAAAAAATTGTACGCAACGAGCCAATTGAGCCTGATAAGACATCTATTAGGGCAGAACCATATTCGCTACCTGCTGATTTTCAATGGGACACTTTAAATCTGGATGATCCTTTGGTTCTATCGGAACTGTACACGTTACTCTCGGAGAATTATGTCGAAGACGACGACGCAATGTTCAGATTTGATTATCCTCCCAATTTTTTGAAATGGGCATTGCAACCTCCTGGCTGGTGTAAGGAATGGCATTGCGGTGTACGAGTGAGCAAGAGTGGACGTCTAGTCGGTTTCATTTCCGCTATCCCAGCCAGTTTACGTGTCTATAATCA TACACAGAAGATGgtggaaatcaattttttgtgcGTGCACAAGAAGCTAAGATCAAAGAGAGTAGCACCTGTATTGATACGTGAAATTACGAGGAGAGTAAATCTGAAAGGCATCTTTCAGGCTGTGTATACTGCCGGAGTCGTTTTACCAAAACCTATCGCTACATGCAG GTACTGGCACCGATCGTTAAATCCAAAGAAGTTAATCGACATTAAGTTCTCTCATCTTACTCGCAACATGACGATGCAGAGGACTTTAAAGCTATATAAACTGCCAGAGAGTACAAAAGTACCGGGTTTCAGAAAGTTGGTTTACACGGATATTCCACAAGCGCATAAGATATTAACAGAG TATCTGGAGAAGTTTGATCTTGCTCCGATATTCTCGGTTGAAGAATTTGAACACTGGTTTTTACCGCAAACCGGCATTATTAACAGCTTTGTTGTGGAGAAGGAGGGGAAAATTACCGATATGGTAAGTTATTATACATTGCCGAGCTCCATTATGCATCATCAGACACATAAGACCCTCAAGGCCGCGTATAGTTTCTACAATGTGTCTACTACAACGCCGTGGCTCGAACTAATGATGGATGCCTTAATATCAGCACGTGAc TTGGGTTTTGACGTGTTTAATGCGCTGGATCTCATGGACAACAAGGAGTTTCTAGAACCTCTTAAATTTGGGATTGGCGATGGCAatcttcaatattatttatataattggcGTTGTCCCAGTATGACACCCGGCAAGATCGGTCTTGTGCTCCAGtag